In Arthrobacter citreus, a single genomic region encodes these proteins:
- the xerD gene encoding site-specific tyrosine recombinase XerD produces MTTTDKTPFKKEFDFATEDFIHFIQVEKGLSKNTILSYGKDLESYGKYLDVVENINGLSNITRIHIISYLKYLKERDLTARTMARQLATIRSFHQFLIREVDGMKDDPSLLIEIPKAPKVLPKVLSLQEVEALLEVPDSSTFGIRDKAMLELLYATGMRVSELLSLNLSDANLTMGFVRCLGKGSKERIIPLGKLAIESIENYLKMARKELSGKKSNDALFLNHHGNRMSRQGFWKNLKKQAEKANIQHELTPHTLRHSFATHLLENGADLRSVQEMLGHADISTTQIYTHVTKNRLKDVYKEFHPRA; encoded by the coding sequence GTGACAACGACTGATAAAACACCTTTTAAAAAAGAATTTGATTTTGCAACTGAGGACTTTATCCATTTTATTCAGGTTGAAAAAGGTTTATCTAAAAATACAATTCTATCATATGGTAAGGACTTAGAGAGCTATGGAAAATATTTAGACGTTGTTGAAAATATAAATGGTCTTTCAAACATAACTAGGATACATATTATTAGTTATTTAAAATATTTAAAGGAAAGAGATTTGACAGCAAGGACAATGGCTCGTCAATTGGCCACAATTCGCTCATTTCATCAATTTTTAATTCGTGAAGTTGATGGGATGAAAGATGATCCTTCACTATTAATCGAAATTCCAAAAGCACCAAAAGTACTTCCAAAGGTTTTATCACTCCAGGAAGTTGAGGCCTTATTAGAAGTACCTGATAGCTCTACATTTGGAATAAGAGATAAGGCAATGTTAGAATTATTGTATGCGACTGGTATGCGTGTATCAGAACTATTATCTTTAAATCTTTCTGATGCAAATTTAACGATGGGGTTTGTTAGATGTTTAGGTAAAGGAAGTAAAGAAAGAATTATTCCTTTAGGTAAACTTGCAATTGAATCAATTGAAAATTATTTAAAAATGGCTCGAAAAGAATTGTCCGGTAAAAAAAGTAATGATGCATTATTTCTAAATCATCATGGAAATAGGATGTCTAGGCAAGGTTTTTGGAAAAACTTAAAAAAACAAGCTGAAAAAGCAAATATTCAGCACGAATTAACTCCACATACTTTACGCCATTCATTTGCAACCCATTTATTAGAAAATGGAGCAGATTTAAGATCGGTCCAAGAAATGCTAGGACATGCAGATATTTCTACGACACAGATCTATACACATGTTACGAAGAATAGACTTAAGGATGTTTATAAAGAGTTTCATCCAAGAGCTTAA
- a CDS encoding YqzK family protein: protein MKKRASIVFNVIKVAILFITCTILFYFAIQWIHSEYENMHRYDRPEGSMLKVDTHQKDGAFNQLVRFYQNGE, encoded by the coding sequence ATGAAAAAAAGAGCTAGTATCGTTTTTAATGTAATAAAAGTTGCAATTTTATTCATTACTTGTACAATATTATTTTATTTTGCTATTCAATGGATTCATTCTGAATATGAAAATATGCATCGATATGACCGACCAGAAGGCTCAATGTTAAAGGTGGACACTCATCAAAAGGATGGTGCTTTTAACCAATTGGTACGGTTTTATCAAAACGGGGAGTAA
- a CDS encoding transcriptional repressor yields MEERVERIKKQLHLAGYKLTPQRESTVRVLLENEEDHLSAEDVYLLVKEKSPEIGLATVYRTLELLTELTIVDKINFGDGVSRYDLRHEGAQHFHHHLICTVCGAVDEIHENLLSEVEKTVEERWNFKIKDHRLSFHGVCHRCHDQNEE; encoded by the coding sequence ATGGAAGAACGAGTTGAACGAATAAAGAAACAACTACATTTAGCAGGATATAAATTAACACCACAACGGGAATCTACGGTTCGTGTTTTATTAGAGAACGAAGAAGATCACCTAAGTGCAGAAGATGTTTACCTCCTAGTGAAAGAAAAATCGCCGGAAATTGGACTTGCTACTGTTTATCGTACGTTAGAATTACTAACTGAGTTAACAATTGTTGATAAAATAAATTTTGGTGATGGCGTTTCTAGATACGACTTACGACATGAAGGTGCTCAACATTTTCACCATCATTTAATTTGCACAGTTTGTGGAGCAGTAGATGAAATTCATGAAAATCTATTAAGTGAAGTTGAAAAGACAGTTGAAGAACGTTGGAATTTTAAAATTAAAGATCATCGGTTATCATTTCATGGTGTGTGTCATCGATGCCATGATCAAAACGAAGAATAA